From a single Phragmites australis chromosome 7, lpPhrAust1.1, whole genome shotgun sequence genomic region:
- the LOC133924111 gene encoding uncharacterized protein At2g33490-like has translation MKSPLRKFRAFGLHHRRERKDHRPPPAKLDELVYAAQEKEEMRNCYDSLLSAAAATTNSVYEFAEAMEEMGTCLLEKTALDNDDEESGRVLMMLGKAQFELQKFVDSYRTNIINTITNPSESFLKELQVVEEMKDQCDQKREDYEAIQATYREKGRSRHSKIESFSSEQLQTSFHEYQEDAALFIFRLKSLKQGQFLSILTQAARHHAAQLSFFRRGLKYLEALEPYVKAVAEKQHIDYHFSGLDDDSDIDDYSSYQDNHSDDSELSFDYKINDRDKDLPASRSSMDLDQAPPTSSSKPLKEHEQENAEQINATLAVPHVKPEIVTQSAPIFAENVLDPSMRFRKMNPPNRTVHSYKLPTPVDDKNSASVVTKTSPHSDQPESKSHVAVNLWHSSPLVKDFKPSSMYSGPVKMPSSNEGISAPLVYSYSTSDFKKMKRESFSGPISSKAGLSKPLFSATNQRASMNYAHRVISTKPHSSGWQSSLPPKVTPRVTSLPTSPRISELHALPRPPANVGTIHPGLVGYSGPLVSRRQMPNVPTRVSPPSHTASPLPRPPAAMTRSYSIPSNSQRTPIITVNKLLESMHSRESSEVSSPPLTPISLADVSRKSTAETTVDNKMIKEAL, from the exons ATGAAATCGCCACTGCGGAAGTTCCGGGCCTTCGGCCTCCACCACCGCAGGGAGAGGAAGGACCACCGCCCGCCGCCCGCCAAGCTCGACGAGCTCGTCTACGCCGCCCAG gaaaaggaagaaatgaGGAACTGTTACGATAGCTTGCTTTCAGCTGCAGCTGCAACAACAAATAGTGTATATG AGTTTGCAGAAGCTATGGAGGAAATGGGAACTTGCTTACTTGAAAAAACTGCATTGGATAACGATGATGAAGAAAGTG GTAGAGTGCTGATGATGCTAGGGAAAGCCCAGTTTGAACTGCAGAAGTTTGTGGATAGCTAT CGTACAAATATAATAAATACAATCACAAATCCATCGGAGTCATTTCTGAAGGAGCTACAAGTTGTAGAG GAAATGAAAGATCAATGCGATCAGAAAAG AGAGGACTATGAAGCCATTCAGGCAACCTATAGAGAGAAAGGACGATCAAGGCACTCCAAAATCGAATCATTCTCCTCAGAACAACTGCAAACTTCTTTTCATGAGTACCAAGAGGACGCAGCATTGTTCATATTTCGCTTGAAATCGCTGAAGCAAGGTCAATTTCTAAGTATTTTGACCCAGGCTGCTCGTCATCATGCTGCTCAG TTGAGTTTTTTCAGGAGAGGACTGAAGTATCTAGAGGCCCTAGAGCCTTATGTAAAAGCAGTTGCTGAGAAGCAGCACATTGACTATCACTTCAGTGGACTGGATGATGACAGTGATATTGATGATTACAGCTCTTACCAGGATAATCATAGTGATGACAGTGAGTTAAGTTTTGACTACAAGATAAATGACAGGGACAAAGACCTTCCTGCTTCCAGAAGTTCAATGGAC TTGGACCAAGCTCCTCCGACAAGTTCCTCAAAACCTTTGAAGGAACATGAGCAG GAAAATGCCGAACAAATAAATGCTACTTTAGCGGTTCCTCATGTGAAGCCTGAGATTGTTACCCAATCAGCACCAATTTTTGCTGAGAATGTGCTTGATCCATCTATGAGGTTTCGGAAAATGAATCCACCAAACAGAACTGTTCATTCCTACAAACTTCCGACACCAGTCGATGATAAGAACTCTGCTTCAGTAGTCACCAAAACGTCACCTCATTCAGATCAACCTGAAAGTAAATCTCATGTGGCAGTAAATTTGTGGCATTCCTCTCCACTGGTGAAAGATTTTAAGCCAAGCTCCATGTATAGTGGACCTGTTAAGATGCCGTCAAGTAATGAGGGGATATCAGCGCCACTAGTTTATTCATACTCCACTTCAGATTTTAAGAAAATGAAGAGGGAGTCTTTTTCTGGCCCAATTTCGAGCAAAGCAGGATTGAGCAAGCCCTTGTTTTCTGCAACTAATCAAAGAGCATCAATGAACTATGCTCACCGTGTGATATCAACAAAACCACATAGCTCAGGCTGGCAGTCATCTTTGCCTCCAAAAGTTACCCCTAGGGTCACTTCACTTCCAACATCTCCCAGAATAAGTGAGCTTCATGCGCTGCCTAGGCCTCCAGCAAATGTAGGCACCATCCATCCTGGTTTGGTTGGATATTCTGGGCCTCTGGTATCAAGGCGGCAGATGCCTAATGTACCAACCCGTGTCTCACCACCATCACATACAGCATCACCACTTCCACGGCCACCAGCTGCCATGACTCGCAGTTATTCGATACCTTCAAATAGTCAACGAACTCCTATTATTACTGTGAACAAGCTGTTGGAGTCTATGCATAGCAGGGAGAGCAGCGAAGTTTCCTCACCCCCACTAACACCTATATCACTGGCAGATGTTTCCCGCAAATCAACAGCAGAAACAACTGTAGACAACAAAATGATAAAGG AAGCCTTGTGA
- the LOC133924110 gene encoding uncharacterized protein LOC133924110 isoform X1 gives MDDKSKVKKEIDGSLGPPPRKGRLKFAPKVPPKKAAKVVLKTEPVEESKDEAVDMELLTKLKTSQITDPFARKVKTEDKPKSCIQVAFGHGNSSYARSFPMTKSSSADGSASKLPKEYAEPWDYTHTNYPVTLPLRRPYSGDPEILDEEEFGESSAGRAQDAELTAAEELGLMDRSDTPQLLFFQLPSSLPLPMQPQSVTEPNKGSKENAKPASTSSKERGEGTRPSSFRGSKLKELPGGFMGKILVYKSGNVKMKIGDTLYDVSAGSNCMFVQEVAAINTRDKHCCTLGEISKRAVVTPDIDYLLGSVDKMEE, from the exons ATGGATGACAAGAGTAAAGTAAAGAAGGAAATAGATGGCTCCCTTGGACCCCCTCCTCGCAAG GGGAGACTTAAATTCGCACCCAAAGTGCCACCAAAGAAAGCTGCAAAGGTTGTCCTGAAAAC GGAACCGGTCGAGGAGAGCAAGGATGAAGCCGTCGATATGGAATTATTGACGAAACTTAAGACATCGCAG ATCACTGACCCCTTTGCAAGAAAAGTTAAGACTGAGGATAAGC CAAAAAGTTGTATACAGGTTGCATTTGGACATGGAAACTCTTCATATGCAAGATCTTTTCCCATGACAAAAAGTTCTTCAGCAG ATGGATCAGCTTCGAAATTGCCAAAAGAATATGCAGAGCCTTGG GACTATACCCATACTAATTATCCTGTTACTCTCCCACTGAGGAGGCCCTACTCTGGAGATCCTG AAATTCTTGATGAGGAAGAATTTGGAGAATCTTCTGCCGGCAGAGCTCAAGATGCTGAATTAACCGCAGCGGAAGAGCTTGGATTAATG GATCGGTCGGACACACCACAGCTGCTCTTCTTCCAGTTgccttcatctcttcctttACCAATGCAGCCACAATCGGTTACAGAGCCAAATAAAGGCTCCAAGGAGAATGCTAAACCTGCAAGTACAAGCTCCAAGGAGAGAGGTGAGGGCACGAGGCCATCATCGTTCCGTGGCTCGAAACTTAAAGAGCTGCCTGGAGGTTTCATGGGGAAGATACTCGTATATAAGAGTGGTAacgtgaagatgaagattggaGATACACTCTATGAT GTTTCGGCTGGCTCAAATTGCATGTTTGTCCAGGAGGTTGCAGCAATAAACACCAGAGATAAGCATTGCTGCACATTGGGAGAGATCAGCAAGCGAGCTGTTGTCACCCCTGATATTGACTATTTGCTGGGTTCTGTtgacaagatggaagaatag
- the LOC133924110 gene encoding uncharacterized protein LOC133924110 isoform X2, which produces MDDKSKVKKEIDGSLGPPPRKGRLKFAPKVPPKKAAKVVLKTEPVEESKDEAVDMELLTKLKTSQITDPFARKVKTEDKPKSCIQVAFGHGNSSYARSFPMTKSSSADGSASKLPKEYAEPWDYTHTNYPVTLPLRRPYSGDPEILDEEEFGESSAGRAQDAELTAAEELGLMPQSVTEPNKGSKENAKPASTSSKERGEGTRPSSFRGSKLKELPGGFMGKILVYKSGNVKMKIGDTLYDVSAGSNCMFVQEVAAINTRDKHCCTLGEISKRAVVTPDIDYLLGSVDKMEE; this is translated from the exons ATGGATGACAAGAGTAAAGTAAAGAAGGAAATAGATGGCTCCCTTGGACCCCCTCCTCGCAAG GGGAGACTTAAATTCGCACCCAAAGTGCCACCAAAGAAAGCTGCAAAGGTTGTCCTGAAAAC GGAACCGGTCGAGGAGAGCAAGGATGAAGCCGTCGATATGGAATTATTGACGAAACTTAAGACATCGCAG ATCACTGACCCCTTTGCAAGAAAAGTTAAGACTGAGGATAAGC CAAAAAGTTGTATACAGGTTGCATTTGGACATGGAAACTCTTCATATGCAAGATCTTTTCCCATGACAAAAAGTTCTTCAGCAG ATGGATCAGCTTCGAAATTGCCAAAAGAATATGCAGAGCCTTGG GACTATACCCATACTAATTATCCTGTTACTCTCCCACTGAGGAGGCCCTACTCTGGAGATCCTG AAATTCTTGATGAGGAAGAATTTGGAGAATCTTCTGCCGGCAGAGCTCAAGATGCTGAATTAACCGCAGCGGAAGAGCTTGGATTAATG CCACAATCGGTTACAGAGCCAAATAAAGGCTCCAAGGAGAATGCTAAACCTGCAAGTACAAGCTCCAAGGAGAGAGGTGAGGGCACGAGGCCATCATCGTTCCGTGGCTCGAAACTTAAAGAGCTGCCTGGAGGTTTCATGGGGAAGATACTCGTATATAAGAGTGGTAacgtgaagatgaagattggaGATACACTCTATGAT GTTTCGGCTGGCTCAAATTGCATGTTTGTCCAGGAGGTTGCAGCAATAAACACCAGAGATAAGCATTGCTGCACATTGGGAGAGATCAGCAAGCGAGCTGTTGTCACCCCTGATATTGACTATTTGCTGGGTTCTGTtgacaagatggaagaatag